The following proteins come from a genomic window of Anaerobutyricum hallii:
- a CDS encoding hybrid sensor histidine kinase/response regulator — protein sequence MNTHSSGYYSIDEEYTIIGFNDTAKEIYPNLQKGIKCYKALMGLDSPCPPCPVMNKIYGPRTYLDPIRKIYETVDAVELKLSDEKVGHAMVFSTVAEGERLASAIPTGEKALRLVGAINLLASDYIAVYGVSRQTGAVSVYRSQYQLEWDEKSIDYRDTDDRMQYDILREAFIKKYVHPDEQAYMFEQTELSVVQKRLSQTSGFKLHCRIKTTQTHYYYLMIARDGEVESYEDFVIALVCEDDDVSARKIYEKQLNLLIASITDAAGYFHMDVTADKILNVGGTSQIAYMIDQQLSIDEFIAGTAKYIPSLKDRQDFIAAYCRESMLRSYQSGQVEIVRVSRCYYDDDVARISRYAAHLFVNPANDHLEAVLYGKDVTAVQEAYETQVSIVKTLSSNYLNVYLIHSREKTLSIIKQEDYTVSESDRKNENVYAYEAFFDKYINECVYAEDRLMMQEALQFDNVMETLSGEKEYKGNYRIVKEGKIQYYQFRFIRDEESGIIVLGFLNVDDVVAKEIHQKRLLQEALSTAKQANAAKSNFLSRMSHDMRTPLNGIIGLLEIDKKHEEDITFLKRNREKANIAANHLLSLINDVLDMSKIEEGELVLSHEPFNVIEQGQEIMTIIGMQAQEQGLTTVMEVEPEVYENPYIYGSPLHLIRAMMNIYSNCIKYNKENGEIRTHVRLLHSDEKILTYQWTISDTGIGISEDYLNRIFEPFTQEGTDARSVYQGTGLGMSIAKALFEQMGGSIEVFSKLGEGSTFVITLPFERARELKTTVIEKTERESIQDIKILLAEDNELNQEVARILLEEEGAKVFCVNNGQKAVEAFSTHPAGSYDLILMDIMMPVMGGYEATRQIRRLDRTDAQSIPIIALTANAFAEDIQHAMDAGMNAHAAKPLNIKTIKKIIINQLK from the coding sequence ATGAACACACATTCATCGGGGTATTACAGTATTGACGAAGAGTATACGATTATTGGTTTTAATGATACAGCAAAGGAGATTTATCCAAATCTTCAGAAAGGGATAAAGTGCTATAAGGCATTGATGGGACTGGACTCGCCCTGTCCACCCTGTCCGGTAATGAATAAGATTTACGGACCGAGAACATATCTTGATCCTATTCGAAAGATTTATGAAACTGTTGATGCTGTAGAGCTGAAGCTTTCAGATGAAAAAGTAGGACATGCAATGGTATTTAGTACGGTTGCGGAAGGAGAACGTCTGGCAAGCGCTATTCCTACAGGGGAGAAGGCTCTTAGGTTAGTGGGAGCGATTAATCTTCTGGCATCAGACTATATAGCTGTTTATGGAGTGAGCAGGCAGACAGGAGCCGTTTCTGTGTACCGTTCTCAGTATCAGTTAGAATGGGATGAAAAAAGTATAGATTATAGAGATACAGATGACAGGATGCAATATGATATCTTACGGGAAGCTTTTATAAAAAAATATGTACACCCGGATGAACAGGCATATATGTTTGAGCAGACAGAACTTTCGGTGGTGCAGAAACGACTTTCTCAGACATCTGGTTTTAAATTACATTGCAGAATAAAAACAACCCAGACACACTATTATTATTTAATGATAGCCAGAGATGGGGAAGTAGAGAGTTATGAAGATTTTGTCATTGCACTGGTATGTGAAGATGATGATGTAAGTGCTCGAAAGATTTATGAGAAGCAGTTAAATTTGCTCATTGCATCTATTACAGATGCAGCAGGATATTTTCATATGGATGTGACTGCAGATAAAATATTAAATGTTGGAGGAACTTCTCAGATTGCTTATATGATCGATCAACAATTGTCAATTGATGAGTTTATTGCAGGTACAGCAAAATATATTCCTTCGTTAAAAGACCGTCAGGATTTTATTGCAGCTTATTGCCGGGAATCAATGCTTCGCAGTTATCAGTCCGGTCAAGTAGAGATTGTCCGGGTATCACGTTGTTACTATGATGATGATGTAGCAAGAATTTCCCGATATGCAGCGCATCTTTTTGTAAATCCTGCTAATGATCATCTAGAAGCTGTATTATATGGAAAAGATGTTACAGCAGTCCAGGAAGCCTATGAGACCCAGGTCAGCATTGTTAAGACATTAAGTAGTAATTACCTGAATGTTTATTTAATCCACTCGCGGGAAAAAACACTGTCCATTATTAAGCAGGAAGATTATACAGTATCCGAATCTGATAGAAAAAATGAAAATGTATATGCCTATGAGGCATTTTTTGATAAATATATTAATGAATGTGTCTACGCAGAAGATCGTTTGATGATGCAGGAGGCACTGCAATTTGACAATGTAATGGAGACCCTTTCCGGGGAAAAAGAATATAAAGGAAATTACCGTATTGTCAAAGAAGGCAAAATACAGTATTATCAGTTCCGGTTTATCAGAGATGAAGAATCAGGGATCATCGTTCTTGGATTTTTAAATGTAGATGATGTTGTTGCAAAAGAAATTCACCAGAAGAGATTACTTCAGGAAGCTTTAAGTACAGCAAAACAGGCCAACGCAGCAAAGTCAAACTTTCTTTCACGAATGTCTCATGACATGCGCACGCCATTAAATGGTATTATCGGTCTTTTAGAAATTGATAAAAAACATGAAGAGGATATAACGTTTTTAAAGAGAAATCGCGAGAAGGCAAATATTGCTGCGAATCATCTTTTATCGTTGATTAATGATGTTCTTGATATGTCTAAAATAGAAGAAGGGGAACTGGTATTGTCCCATGAACCGTTTAATGTTATTGAACAGGGGCAAGAGATTATGACGATTATTGGTATGCAGGCACAAGAACAGGGACTTACTACAGTAATGGAGGTCGAGCCGGAAGTTTATGAGAATCCTTATATTTATGGAAGTCCATTACATTTAATCCGGGCAATGATGAATATCTACAGCAACTGTATAAAGTATAATAAAGAGAATGGAGAGATTCGAACCCATGTCAGACTTCTTCATTCAGATGAAAAAATACTTACATATCAGTGGACGATCAGCGATACAGGAATTGGTATCAGTGAAGACTATCTAAATAGGATATTTGAACCGTTTACACAGGAAGGAACAGATGCAAGAAGTGTTTATCAGGGAACCGGTCTGGGAATGAGTATTGCAAAAGCATTATTTGAACAGATGGGAGGAAGTATTGAGGTTTTCAGTAAGCTGGGAGAAGGAAGCACCTTCGTTATCACACTTCCTTTTGAACGGGCACGGGAGTTAAAGACAACGGTTATAGAAAAAACAGAAAGAGAATCTATTCAAGATATAAAAATTCTTCTTGCAGAAGATAATGAACTAAATCAGGAAGTTGCAAGAATTCTTTTAGAAGAAGAAGGAGCCAAAGTCTTTTGTGTAAATAATGGGCAAAAAGCAGTAGAAGCATTTTCTACACATCCTGCGGGCAGCTATGATCTTATCCTGATGGATATTATGATGCCGGTTATGGGAGGCTACGAAGCAACAAGGCAGATTCGCCGGCTAGACAGAACAGATGCTCAATCCATTCCCATCATAGCATTAACAGCAAATGCATTTGCAGAAGATATTCAGCATGCAATGGATGCAGGAATGAATGCCCATGCTGCTAAACCATTAAATATAAAAACAATAAAAAAAATAATTATAAACCAATTAAAATAA
- a CDS encoding ABC transporter permease → MNSKIYGKLAVTNLKNNRKSYIPYILASAFSVMMYFTMDNLYRNRSLVEKGSPLAIMLSYAAAVILIFSIIFLFYINSFLIKRRKKELGIYNILGMGKGHLGKMLFLESVITTVASIIGGILAGILLGKLVYLILLKILHMGGKIEYRISLASIGMTTIFFGAIFILIFLYNLLQMKLSNPIELLRGGNTGEREPKTKWIMTIIGILCLAGGYSIALITKEPMAALGKFFIAVILVIIGTYALFMAGSIAFLKMLRNKKSYYYKTRHFTAVSGMIYRMKQNAVGLANICILSTMVLVMVSMTVSLYGGLNDVIVTRFPYEAQITSSGINQKEEGQIEEIIKNMTKKNHTVPTSQIRFHVGRFTTVYNNKTKKLDMMAAGDYSNSNAVDLVMIPLSDYNQTEGKNVKLKENEVLLYHRNHKRTHKKSDTEALKNKKVIQLNSISYKVVDELDRLAIAKADTTSFIDGWYVVVKDSSIITSYLKDIYENSNIYDGLKEYYGKIQYSYSFNLNGSRANRAKTEKSIQKQLQKKFANCSIESRELSRESFYELYGGFLFIGIFLGIIFLMATTLIIYYKQISEGYDDRERYQIMQKVGMSKKEVRQSIRSQVLLVFFLPLIMAVIHLAFAFKIITKLLSVLNLTNISLFFMYTVGTVAVFAVIYAIIYSITAREYYKILI, encoded by the coding sequence ATGAATAGTAAAATTTATGGAAAGCTTGCAGTAACGAATTTAAAAAATAATAGGAAAAGTTATATTCCATATATTTTAGCATCTGCATTTTCTGTGATGATGTATTTTACTATGGATAATCTGTACCGAAATCGTTCTCTAGTAGAAAAAGGTAGTCCGCTTGCGATTATGTTGTCTTATGCAGCAGCGGTAATTCTTATTTTTTCGATTATCTTTTTGTTTTATATCAATAGTTTTTTAATTAAACGCCGGAAAAAGGAATTGGGAATATATAATATTCTGGGAATGGGAAAAGGACATCTTGGCAAAATGCTTTTTCTTGAATCTGTAATAACAACGGTGGCAAGTATCATTGGTGGTATTTTAGCAGGCATTCTTTTGGGCAAACTCGTGTATCTTATATTATTGAAAATACTGCATATGGGTGGAAAGATAGAGTATAGAATCTCACTGGCATCTATTGGAATGACAACGATTTTTTTTGGCGCAATTTTTATTTTGATCTTTCTGTATAACCTTTTACAGATGAAGCTTTCAAATCCAATCGAACTGCTGCGTGGAGGAAATACGGGAGAACGAGAGCCAAAGACAAAATGGATTATGACGATAATCGGAATCCTCTGTTTAGCAGGAGGTTATTCTATCGCACTTATAACAAAAGAACCGATGGCGGCATTAGGAAAGTTCTTCATTGCAGTTATACTTGTTATTATAGGGACGTATGCCCTGTTTATGGCAGGAAGTATTGCATTTTTAAAAATGCTCCGAAACAAAAAAAGCTATTATTATAAGACGAGACATTTTACAGCCGTATCAGGCATGATCTACCGAATGAAACAGAATGCGGTAGGTCTTGCAAACATCTGCATATTAAGCACAATGGTTCTTGTGATGGTTTCTATGACAGTATCCTTATATGGGGGATTGAATGATGTGATTGTGACCCGTTTTCCATATGAGGCACAAATCACAAGTTCAGGAATCAATCAAAAAGAAGAAGGACAGATAGAAGAAATTATAAAGAATATGACAAAGAAAAATCACACAGTGCCAACTTCACAGATACGTTTTCATGTAGGGCGATTTACAACAGTATATAATAACAAAACGAAGAAGCTTGATATGATGGCAGCGGGGGATTATAGCAATTCAAATGCTGTAGATTTAGTCATGATTCCACTTTCTGATTACAATCAAACAGAAGGGAAGAATGTAAAACTGAAAGAAAATGAAGTTCTTCTTTATCATAGAAATCATAAAAGAACTCATAAAAAAAGTGATACAGAAGCCCTAAAAAATAAGAAAGTCATTCAGTTAAATAGCATCTCATATAAAGTAGTCGATGAATTAGACAGACTAGCAATAGCAAAAGCTGATACAACTAGTTTCATAGATGGATGGTATGTAGTAGTCAAAGACAGCAGTATCATCACATCCTATTTAAAAGATATTTACGAGAATAGTAATATATATGATGGACTGAAAGAATATTATGGGAAAATACAGTACAGTTACAGTTTTAATTTAAACGGAAGCAGAGCAAATCGTGCAAAAACAGAAAAAAGTATTCAGAAACAGCTTCAGAAAAAATTTGCGAATTGTTCCATTGAAAGTAGAGAATTAAGCAGAGAAAGTTTTTATGAACTTTACGGTGGGTTTCTCTTCATCGGTATCTTCCTCGGAATCATATTCCTGATGGCAACGACACTCATCATCTACTACAAACAGATATCTGAAGGGTATGATGACAGAGAACGCTACCAGATCATGCAGAAAGTCGGAATGAGCAAAAAAGAAGTCAGACAGTCCATAAGAAGCCAGGTGCTACTCGTCTTCTTCCTGCCACTGATTATGGCGGTCATTCATCTGGCATTTGCTTTTAAAATTATCACAAAGCTACTCAGTGTGTTAAACCTTACGAATATATCATTATTTTTCATGTATACAGTAGGAACAGTAGCGGTATTTGCAGTAATCTATGCGATAATTTATAGCATAACAGCAAGAGAATATTACAAAATACTAATTTGA
- a CDS encoding ABC transporter ATP-binding protein yields the protein MVLLDVKNVRKVYTTRFGGNQVEALKDVNFSVEQGEYVAIMGESGSGKSTLLNILAALDRPTEGKVFLKEKDLSKVKEKEMAAFRRNNLGFVFQDFNLLDTFSLKDNIFLPLVLSGTSHKEMERRLLPLADKLGIKNLLEKYPYEVSGGQKQRAAVARAVITQPQLLLADEPTGALDSKAAKELLRLFTHLNQDGQTILMVTHSVKAASTAGRVLFIKDGKVFHQIYKGNLSETQMYQKISDTMTAITAGGEDDE from the coding sequence ATGGTATTATTAGATGTAAAAAATGTTCGTAAAGTATATACAACACGTTTTGGCGGAAATCAGGTGGAAGCATTAAAAGATGTAAACTTTTCTGTGGAGCAGGGCGAATATGTAGCAATTATGGGGGAATCTGGTTCAGGAAAAAGTACACTTCTTAATATTTTAGCGGCACTCGATAGGCCGACGGAAGGAAAGGTATTTTTAAAAGAAAAAGATTTAAGTAAAGTAAAAGAAAAAGAGATGGCGGCATTCCGCAGGAATAATCTGGGATTTGTATTTCAGGACTTTAATCTTTTAGATACTTTTTCTTTAAAGGATAATATTTTTCTTCCTCTTGTACTTTCCGGAACATCTCATAAAGAAATGGAAAGAAGACTTCTTCCACTTGCAGATAAACTTGGTATCAAAAACTTGCTGGAGAAGTATCCCTATGAAGTTTCGGGAGGACAAAAGCAAAGAGCTGCCGTTGCAAGAGCAGTTATCACACAGCCACAGCTTCTGCTGGCGGACGAGCCGACTGGAGCCCTGGATTCTAAGGCAGCAAAAGAACTGTTGCGTTTATTTACCCATTTAAATCAGGATGGACAGACCATCCTTATGGTAACACATAGTGTAAAAGCGGCAAGCACAGCAGGGCGGGTTTTATTTATTAAAGACGGCAAAGTATTTCATCAGATTTACAAAGGAAACCTCAGCGAGACACAGATGTATCAGAAGATTTCTGATACAATGACTGCAATTACAGCGGGAGGTGAGGATGATGAATAG
- a CDS encoding sensor histidine kinase encodes MIKESIFSFLKIRKVLIIIFTGIVVIFGILFYLYDIPFDAIIYGCELSFVWCAVCLFIDFYKYYKRHKLLHINREQFFDDAEQLPEHMDIIEYDYQELAKELYQAKQELISKNRIAKKELLDYYGMWVHQIKTPIAALDILLQNTERMLYQIDEKEMMQKAISVSDMKMELFKIEQYVEMALNYLRVEDISSDLVFKKHELDDMVRQVIRKYAKIFISKKIKIDFKPTKACIVTDEKWFIFVLEQIISNALKYIKKGQIFIYMKEKSLVIKDTGIGIPAEDLPRIFEKGFTGYNGRENKKSTGIGLYLCKNIMDKLQWNITVDSEVGSGTKIYLTKM; translated from the coding sequence ATGATCAAAGAAAGTATTTTTTCATTTTTGAAAATCCGCAAAGTGCTAATTATTATATTTACAGGAATCGTTGTGATATTTGGAATACTATTTTATTTATATGATATTCCTTTTGATGCGATTATCTATGGATGCGAATTGTCTTTTGTGTGGTGTGCAGTATGTCTGTTTATTGATTTTTACAAATATTATAAACGGCATAAGTTATTACATATCAACAGGGAGCAGTTTTTTGACGATGCAGAACAACTCCCAGAGCATATGGATATTATTGAATATGATTATCAGGAACTTGCAAAGGAATTATATCAGGCAAAGCAGGAGCTTATTTCTAAGAATCGAATTGCAAAAAAAGAGCTGCTTGATTATTATGGCATGTGGGTTCATCAGATCAAAACACCGATTGCTGCATTGGATATTTTATTACAGAATACCGAACGGATGTTATATCAGATCGATGAGAAAGAGATGATGCAGAAGGCAATATCTGTTTCTGATATGAAGATGGAACTTTTCAAGATTGAACAATATGTAGAGATGGCATTAAATTATCTTCGGGTAGAAGATATATCTTCTGATTTAGTGTTTAAAAAGCATGAACTAGATGATATGGTGCGTCAGGTTATCCGAAAATACGCAAAGATTTTCATATCTAAAAAGATAAAAATAGATTTTAAACCGACAAAAGCTTGTATAGTAACAGATGAAAAATGGTTTATTTTTGTACTCGAGCAAATCATATCGAATGCCTTGAAATATATAAAGAAGGGACAGATTTTTATTTATATGAAAGAAAAATCTCTTGTAATCAAAGATACAGGAATCGGAATTCCGGCAGAAGATCTGCCTCGAATTTTTGAAAAAGGCTTTACCGGATATAATGGCAGAGAGAACAAGAAGTCTACCGGAATCGGTCTGTATTTATGTAAAAATATTATGGATAAATTGCAGTGGAATATTACAGTAGATTCAGAGGTGGGAAGCGGAACAAAGATATATCTTACAAAAATGTAA
- a CDS encoding response regulator transcription factor codes for MYRILIVEDDSTIASNVAAHLERWDYETKQIEDFKCVMEAFQQFDPQLVILDIGLPFYNGFYWCQEIRKISSVPILFLSSMNDNMNIVMAMNMGGDEFIEKPFDLNVLTAKVQALLRRAYSFQGNVNVLEHEGMLLNLNDASLSYKGEKISLTKNEFRILQMLMENSGKIIARDDIIARLWESDAFIDDNTLTVNVARLRKKLENVGMERRIKTKKGIGYYLDK; via the coding sequence ATGTACCGAATTTTAATTGTCGAAGATGATTCTACGATTGCTTCGAATGTGGCAGCACATCTGGAGCGGTGGGATTATGAGACTAAACAGATAGAAGATTTTAAATGCGTGATGGAAGCATTTCAGCAGTTTGATCCGCAGCTTGTTATTTTAGATATTGGTTTGCCGTTCTATAACGGATTTTACTGGTGCCAGGAAATCCGGAAAATATCGAGTGTTCCAATTCTGTTTTTATCCTCTATGAATGATAATATGAACATAGTGATGGCAATGAATATGGGCGGCGATGAATTTATCGAGAAGCCATTTGATCTAAATGTACTAACAGCCAAGGTACAGGCATTACTACGCCGGGCCTACTCCTTTCAAGGAAATGTCAATGTGTTAGAGCATGAAGGTATGCTCCTTAATTTAAATGACGCTTCTCTTTCTTATAAGGGGGAGAAAATATCTCTTACAAAAAATGAATTTCGTATTTTGCAGATGCTTATGGAAAATTCAGGAAAGATTATAGCACGAGATGATATTATTGCAAGACTTTGGGAAAGTGATGCCTTTATTGATGATAATACTCTGACAGTTAATGTAGCAAGGCTCCGTAAAAAGTTAGAAAATGTAGGTATGGAAAGACGAATTAAGACGAAAAAAGGAATTGGGTATTATTTGGATAAATAG
- a CDS encoding selenium metabolism-associated LysR family transcriptional regulator: MDIHQLQIFANVAECKGFLAASKKMHLSQSTVSTHVSALEHELGKKLIRRTARNFELTEDGVKLYKYAVDILLLHRKAIMEVGGNGSEFLRIGTSSVPAQWFVPTILSGFLKKNVNTQVEMTSADSLDIIHRVKEGSLDIGFVGTKVEKQCKYIPLIKDHLVLAAPNTKEYQKIFAGESDSGESDLRQILEAPFLARRQYSGTMKEALGSLKYFGIEEEDLNIIATFDSAEMLRDCVEAGMGISILSYQMIRELHESGKILIYRLPEKEFCRELYLIYKNESFLPEIVKKFIHYTEKCFREEF, translated from the coding sequence ATGGATATACATCAATTGCAGATTTTTGCAAATGTTGCAGAATGTAAAGGTTTTTTGGCAGCATCGAAGAAAATGCATCTATCGCAATCTACAGTTAGTACACATGTGTCAGCCTTAGAGCATGAGCTTGGGAAAAAGCTGATTCGACGTACAGCAAGAAATTTTGAATTGACAGAAGATGGGGTAAAACTTTATAAGTATGCAGTAGACATTTTACTTTTACATCGGAAAGCAATAATGGAAGTTGGGGGGAATGGAAGTGAGTTTCTTCGGATTGGTACATCTTCTGTTCCGGCACAGTGGTTTGTTCCTACAATATTGAGTGGATTTTTAAAGAAAAATGTAAATACGCAGGTGGAGATGACGAGTGCGGATAGTTTAGATATTATTCATCGGGTAAAAGAGGGAAGTCTCGATATTGGATTTGTTGGGACAAAGGTAGAAAAGCAGTGCAAGTACATTCCACTGATAAAAGACCATTTGGTTTTGGCAGCACCAAATACAAAGGAGTATCAGAAGATTTTTGCCGGAGAAAGTGATTCTGGGGAGAGCGATTTAAGACAGATTTTAGAAGCACCATTTTTAGCAAGAAGACAGTACTCTGGAACGATGAAAGAGGCACTCGGCAGCTTGAAATATTTTGGAATAGAAGAAGAAGACTTAAATATTATTGCAACCTTTGATAGTGCAGAGATGCTAAGAGATTGTGTGGAAGCTGGAATGGGAATTTCGATTTTGTCATATCAAATGATAAGAGAATTACATGAGTCTGGAAAGATATTGATTTATAGATTGCCGGAAAAGGAATTTTGCAGGGAATTATATCTTATCTATAAAAATGAATCTTTTCTTCCAGAAATAGTGAAAAAGTTTATTCATTATACAGAGAAGTGTTTTAGAGAAGAGTTTTAA